The stretch of DNA AGATCAAGAAGTCTCCAGCTTTCTCCCACAAGCCCCCGATCCCTCCTCCAGATGCAGACCTCCCCTTACCCAATATTTAGGAACCAAGGTCCACAGCCATCTTAGAACCGCGGAAGTCTCAGACCCCAGGGGCCTCCGCCACCCCATCAAGATTCAAAGCCCACTGCTCCTTGGGGACCTGTGTGCAGGCTTTTTCTCCCAGAGAAATGTAGACCCTGTTTCCCTCTGAGGCTCTGAAGCCCAAGAGTTCCAGCTCCCTGGGGCGCTCAGGTCTCCCTCCCCTATACTGGAGTTCAGGTCCCAGTCATGGACACCTCCCCACCAATTAGGAAACAGGACTTCTACCCCCCTCCCTGGAGGACTAAACATCCAGTAACTCCAGTTTCTACTCCCTAGGAGACAAAGACATAGTCCCTGCTAGAGTCTGGGCCAccaactcccttcaggacagaaGGGTCTGGATGTCATTGCACCATGGTTCCCAAAGGTATCAGgattcctggccaggcgtggtggctcacgcctgtaatcctagcactttgggaggccggagcgggtggatcgcctgaggtcaggagttcgaggccagcctggccaacatggtgaaaccccgtctctactaaaaatacaaaaattagccaggtgtggtggcaggcacctgtaatcccagctactccggacgctgaggcaggagaatcgcttgaacccgggaggcggaggttgcagtgagccgaggtcgcgccattgcactccagcctgggcaacaagagacttcgtctcacaaaaaaaaaaaaagaaaaaaaaaaaaaagaaatcaggattcCTGTCCCCCAGACTCTCTGAATCCAGGTGATAAGAAGTCACACATCCCAGCTAGAAGTCAAGAGTCCACATCCCCTTCAAGCACCCAGGATTAAGCCCAGGCATCCCCTGTCAGCGTCTGGACTCCCAAGCCCCCTCCCACTCCTCACTGGGCAGGCTCAGGGGGTGCCAGCACAGCCTCAGCATCAGCCCGCATCTCATCGAGAGCCTGCAGCAGGACGCCGTGAGCCGCTCGGTAGCCCAGGCCACCTGTCGCCGCTGCACCACCCGCAGGCCACAGGAAGGAGAGAGCGCCCAGTGCTGCGCCCCCAGCAGTGCCCTCGCCTGCCCAGGCGCCCAGTCTTGCTTCCACCTCGGCGCGCGTCACCGGGCCTGGGAAATAAGCGCGCGCTGCCAGCTCTCCAGAAGCCAGGCCCAGGGCGCGCTCACGTCGAGCCAGTGCCGCCGGTTCCAGCCCCAGGCCCCGTCGCCACTCCGCCAGCTGACCCCGCAGAAGTGCCACGTCgcatgcccagcccagccctgggagtggtgccgccgccgccgccagacTAGCCAGCAGAGCTGGCCTCCACGCCCCGGCTCGCAACGCCGCAGCCTTGGTTCGGGCAGCGCTAGGAGATGCTGGTGGCAACGCCAGCAGCAGTGCCCCTGCCTGGGCTGGGGGGAGCGCTCGCCGCAGCCATTCGCATAGCCCTGGGAGTCCGCCAGGCCGTAGGGGGAACACTGGCGGCGGCGCCTCCTCCAGCACCTCCCACGTCTCGTCCTCCGGGCTTAACGCAGCGGCCCGCTCTGAGTCGCCACCACCTGATTTCTTCATGCCGACAACCTGCTGCAAACCCTCGCTGCCAGCTTTCCCAGGACCTTCCCCGCTGCCTGCTTTCTGCGATCCAGCGCTACATTTCTCCCTTCCCTTACTGAGTGCATTCTCCAATCCCCCTCCACCTGCGTTCTTTAAGCTCTCGCCCTTGGGTTTCTCCATCTTGCCTTCTCCCAGACACTCCGGATCCTCGCCCTCGCCGTCTGTGCGCACGCAGACAAGAGGCGCATCTGGTAGCACCAAGGCCTGGACCTGGGCCCAGTCCTTCTCAGTGGGGGCCCCAGGGGTGACGAGGATGAGGGCGTCGTAGTGCGTTGGGTGAGAGGAGGCGGCCGCGGTGGTGGCAATGCCCGTGTGGCCCAGAGGCACGGTCCAGAGCACCACATTCGGGCGCTCTGGGGCTGGGAAGGGAGTGGGTGCCGTGGGGACCGAAGCAGGCGCAGCACCTGGGTCGCCAGGATCCAATCCAAACAGCATGTCCACCACAAGGCCCACGTCAGCCTTGCCGGCCACCGCCAGGTCTAGCCGTGCGCTGCCCAGGCGCTCCAGGCCTGAGCGCACCCACGACAGCGCAGCCTCCAGGCCGCCGGTCTCAAAGGCCTCACGCACAGCCTCTAGCTCTGCTGCACCCAACACCTCGAAGCCATCCTGCGccggtggcaggagcctgtgggGACAAGAAGGGACAGGGTCAAAGGTAGAAGAGGGGCTGGGTGACATGGACTGGGCTATGATGACAAGGGCAGAGCTTTCCTAATGATCCCAGAATGGGGCAGGGGTAGGAAAGGGAAGGGCCAGACTGATGGCACAGCAAATAGAAACCAGATGGAGAGGGgcagtgatgatatgggtggggCTTCAAGCAATAATGGAGTCTTGATTATTGGACGGGTGGACATAAGGTCAGGTTTCCCACCCTAGCCTAAAATGGGGATTGGGCTAAAACTTCCATGGAATACAGTATTTGGGGGCGGGGTTTTTCCAAGGGTCGGCTGTGCTGGGTGGGACAAAGCTCACAGAGGGTGGGGCCTAGAACAAAGAATCGCAACTGTATTGTGGCCTAAACACAAGTCTAGCACTATTTGAGACAGACAAGGTCCCCAAGGGCACTCTTTTCAGGGGCTGGGCCTAAGGAGGGTCAGTGAGGGGAGAAATCTCATCTACTAGTTCTTACCACGGGGGAGTGGCTAAGGTGACTCCCGGGCAGGTGAGGCTAAGGAAAAAAGATGACAGTGTACTGGGACAACGGACtgtccctctctgagcctcgttTTAaagtctgtaaaatgaggaggctGGCAGGTGGTAGAGCAAATTCAGGAGGTAGCCAGCAAGTGGGCACAGAAACgagagggagatggagaaagGAGGTAGATGAGGATGCCCCGACATAATAAAGCTCATTGAGGGTGTGGCTTTAGGTCGATTGAAAACAAAACTGATGGTCGGGAGGGCTCAAAGATTAGAGTTTTCAGGTAAAATCTTCCAGGGGGCTGGGCAGAGAgtctcacgactgtaatcccagcactttgggaggccaaggagggtggatcaccttgGTCGGGGCAGGGCCTGGAAAAAGGAGCCTCAGGGCCCCAGCAGATAAAGTGTTAAGCCTTTCCCTTTTAATTCTAGGGCTTTGGGAAGCCTGGGTGGGGgcatggcttgaggccaagagttcaagaccagcctggggaaacaGTGAGATGCTGTTTTGCAGCCTGTAGtattagctactctggaggctgaggcaggaggatcatttgagcccaggaggtggaggccctcagtgagctaggatcgcggcactgcactccagcctgggcgacagagtgagaccctgtctcaaaaaaaaaggccgggtgtggtggttcacgcctgtaatcctagcactttgggaggctgaggcaggagtattgcttaaggccaggagttcaaattcaacctagccaacatagcgagaccctgtctctcaggaaaaaaaaaaaaaataataataataatagagctaAGCCTTGCCCCAGACTCACAGGGGGAGGGATCTCATGGACCTCCATGGACGCACCTAGGTGCCTAGGGTCTCGACTAACGGACCCAGCCAGAAAGCCGGCACTCACCTCCGCAGCGCTTCTGCCTGGCTCTGCAGCGCCGCCCGGAGGCGCTCTAGCTCCTCGCAGCCGTCGCTGCTGCCGCAGTTCGCCGGTAGCACAAACAGATCCGCGGCTCCTAACCCCGCGCTGTTCAGCAGAGCTGCTGTCTGATCACGGGCCTGGGAGGCAGTCTGTGAATCCCCAGGACGGAGGTTCCGCACAGCCAGTAGCGGGGTCCCTCGGGCCAGGGCGGCCAGCGCTGCCTCTCCCAGGGCTGGAGCCAACGGTTCCCCGTTCCCCTCGGGTCCGGGCAGCACCAGTACCAGCACGTTGGCTTCCGCCGCCCAGGGCCCCGGCGCTGCGGGTGGGCAGCTCAGCTCGCCCAGAAAAAGGCCTGGGCCCGCAGCTCTTAGGCTGGGGACCCCGGAGTCCGGCCGTCCCTCGGGGGCCTCGAGCGTCTCCACATCCTTGTCGCACAGCGCGGCGATCAGCGCGGACTTCCCCAAGCCCGGAGGCCCCAGGAACAAGGCGGTCACGTCACCCTGCGGCGGAGGCATGGCTGGAAAGCAACGGGTAGAGAAGACCTGGGTCAGGGAGCACCTAGCCTTTTCCTTTCCTAGCCGCCCCACTCGGAACCCAGGCCTCAGTCCTTCACCCTGTCCCCTTCGGTTCTTGAGTGTCACTCTCCAGAACCTAAAAAATCCAGAGCCCAGACCCTATTCCCCCAGAATCCCAGGCGTCCTGTCTGTCCGCCCTCCCTCTAGATGGAAACGTTTCCCTTTCTGCTTCAAAAACTCTGAaatcaggcgcggtggctcatgcctgtaatcccagtgctttgggaggccgaggccggaggatcgcttgaggtcaggaattcgagaccagcctggccaacatgtgggGGGACTCTCTGGTAGAGTCTCCGTCtcgataaaaaataaaatttagccgggcatggtggcgtgcgcc from Gorilla gorilla gorilla isolate KB3781 chromosome 20, NHGRI_mGorGor1-v2.1_pri, whole genome shotgun sequence encodes:
- the IRGQ gene encoding immunity-related GTPase family Q protein, whose product is MPPPQGDVTALFLGPPGLGKSALIAALCDKDVETLEAPEGRPDSGVPSLRAAGPGLFLGELSCPPAAPGPWAAEANVLVLVLPGPEGNGEPLAPALGEAALAALARGTPLLAVRNLRPGDSQTASQARDQTAALLNSAGLGAADLFVLPANCGSSDGCEELERLRAALQSQAEALRRLLPPAQDGFEVLGAAELEAVREAFETGGLEAALSWVRSGLERLGSARLDLAVAGKADVGLVVDMLFGLDPGDPGAAPASVPTAPTPFPAPERPNVVLWTVPLGHTGIATTAAASSHPTHYDALILVTPGAPTEKDWAQVQALVLPDAPLVCVRTDGEGEDPECLGEGKMEKPKGESLKNAGGGGLENALSKGREKCSAGSQKAGSGEGPGKAGSEGLQQVVGMKKSGGGDSERAAALSPEDETWEVLEEAPPPVFPLRPGGLPGLCEWLRRALPPAQAGALLLALPPASPSAARTKAAALRAGAWRPALLASLAAAAAPLPGLGWACDVALLRGQLAEWRRGLGLEPAALARRERALGLASGELAARAYFPGPVTRAEVEARLGAWAGEGTAGGAALGALSFLWPAGGAAATGGLGYRAAHGVLLQALDEMRADAEAVLAPPEPAQ